Proteins encoded within one genomic window of Terriglobia bacterium:
- a CDS encoding carboxypeptidase-like regulatory domain-containing protein encodes MKFLRTFLAAGFVIVAVTTVAAQTGGLRVTVYDAADKSPLPGVTVVLRNSQQLVATTTVITNKNGVADFPVLRAGGGFSLEVSFPGYGKQQLPNIRVAINQVQNVSFILAPEMTEKVVVEGKKETVDLDKTSTSTKFGEDFIQDLPVQGRFYQNMLTMAAGVQDPSGGGNPNVNGARNVDF; translated from the coding sequence ATGAAATTCCTGCGGACGTTTCTGGCTGCGGGGTTCGTCATCGTCGCGGTGACCACCGTGGCGGCGCAGACGGGGGGCCTGAGGGTCACGGTGTACGACGCGGCGGACAAGAGTCCTCTCCCCGGCGTCACCGTGGTTTTGAGGAACTCGCAGCAACTCGTGGCCACCACGACGGTGATCACCAACAAGAACGGCGTGGCGGACTTCCCGGTCCTCCGTGCCGGTGGCGGTTTTTCCCTCGAAGTCTCGTTTCCGGGGTACGGCAAGCAGCAGCTGCCGAACATCCGGGTCGCGATCAACCAGGTCCAGAACGTCTCCTTCATCCTCGCCCCGGAGATGACCGAGAAGGTCGTGGTCGAGGGGAAGAAGGAGACCGTGGACCTCGATAAGACATCGACGTCGACGAAATTCGGCGAGGACTTCATCCAGGACCTGCCCGTGCAGGGGCGGTTCTACCAGAACATGTTGACGATGGCCGCCGGCGTGCAGGACCCGAGCGGTGGCGGGAACCCCAACGTCAACGGCGCTCGCAACGTGGACTTCA
- a CDS encoding sigma-54 dependent transcriptional regulator — translation MQRASADTPSGRVLVVDDEPVVGDVLKTLLASEGHAVDVASDAATGRTLLESSGPWDALLLDVMLPDADGLDVLRWVRERAPDLAVVMITAFGSVENAVAAMKAGAFHYLTKPFKNDEVRLLVAKAVQTTRLRMENKDLKRALEQRYKFEKIIGKSRAMQEIYRFIEQVAPSRSTVLVQGESGTGKELVAQALHRRSSRAGGPFVVVSSHSIPTELLEDNLFGHVRGAFTGAAGSKPGLLEVADGGSVLFDEISTVSPEVQVKLLRVIQEKEFLPLGAVESRIVDVRILAATNEDLKTLVDQGRFREDLYYRLNVISMTLPPLRKRMEDVPILVEHFLQRSNEENGKHVERVSTEVLERFLAYPWPGNVRELENVVERGVVLARGPEIGVDLLPKEMLEKTVLPEAAALPEGMSFYDAVDRYERHLIESALRRTGGIQKQAADILGLKATTLNEKIKRLGIVV, via the coding sequence ATGCAGCGAGCGAGCGCAGATACCCCGTCGGGACGCGTGCTCGTCGTCGACGACGAGCCGGTCGTCGGAGACGTCCTCAAGACCCTCCTGGCGTCGGAAGGACACGCGGTCGACGTGGCGTCGGACGCCGCCACCGGGCGCACCCTCCTCGAGAGCAGCGGGCCGTGGGACGCCCTGTTGCTCGACGTGATGCTCCCGGACGCGGACGGGCTCGATGTCCTTCGATGGGTTCGGGAGCGGGCGCCCGACCTCGCGGTGGTGATGATCACCGCCTTCGGCTCCGTCGAGAACGCCGTCGCCGCCATGAAAGCCGGTGCGTTCCACTATTTGACCAAGCCGTTCAAGAACGACGAGGTGCGGCTCCTGGTCGCGAAGGCGGTTCAGACGACCCGGCTCCGGATGGAGAACAAGGACCTCAAGCGCGCCCTGGAGCAGCGATACAAATTCGAGAAGATCATCGGCAAGTCCCGCGCGATGCAGGAGATCTACCGGTTCATCGAGCAGGTGGCTCCCAGCCGCTCGACGGTGCTCGTTCAAGGGGAGAGCGGAACCGGCAAGGAGCTGGTCGCCCAAGCGCTCCACCGCCGGAGCTCCCGCGCCGGCGGGCCGTTCGTCGTGGTAAGCAGCCACAGCATCCCGACGGAACTCCTCGAGGACAACCTGTTCGGGCACGTCCGCGGCGCGTTCACGGGAGCCGCCGGCTCCAAGCCCGGCCTCCTGGAGGTGGCCGACGGCGGCAGCGTGCTGTTCGACGAGATCAGCACGGTGTCCCCCGAGGTCCAGGTCAAGCTCCTCCGCGTGATCCAGGAGAAGGAGTTCCTCCCGCTCGGGGCCGTGGAGAGCCGGATCGTCGACGTTCGGATCCTCGCCGCGACCAACGAAGACCTCAAGACTCTCGTGGACCAGGGCCGGTTCAGGGAGGATCTGTACTACCGCCTGAACGTCATCAGCATGACCCTCCCTCCCCTCCGCAAGCGGATGGAGGACGTCCCGATCCTCGTGGAGCACTTCCTGCAGCGATCCAACGAGGAGAACGGGAAGCACGTCGAGCGGGTGTCGACGGAGGTGCTCGAGCGCTTTCTGGCCTATCCATGGCCTGGAAACGTCCGGGAACTGGAAAACGTCGTCGAGCGGGGAGTGGTCCTGGCCCGTGGCCCGGAGATCGGCGTCGACCTCCTACCCAAGGAGATGCTCGAGAAGACCGTCCTCCCGGAGGCCGCGGCCTTGCCGGAAGGAATGAGCTTCTATGACGCTGTCGACCGCTACGAGCGGCATCTGATCGAGTCGGCCCTCAGGAGGACCGGGGGAATCCAGAAGCAGGCGGCCGACATCCTGGGGCTCAAGGCGACCACCCTCAACGAGAAGATCAAGCGGCTCGGCATCGTCGTCTGA
- a CDS encoding PAS domain S-box protein, whose translation MLKRAGGSRPWVISGLVCLLVVFGTVSFVRRVTSRVPEVGADWVQGPGGPVVAAVEPESPAQAAGLLRGDRLERVNGAEVASVLDAASVAWGLRANGTVLVDVDRGGTRLTLEIRPAARVEVPPLYGFLGLVAVAFLASGVFVALRWPTVRGGTAYAVFCGLLFAHLVLSHTGRADALDWAVYGADVAAGALAPAVLIHLVYVLSRRTVTGRRVGLGLAYVTAAGIVAAAGWLVAFGGALRLRNPVAAVEGIDRAEVGFLGVAAPLAAWLLFQAYRRTASPLHRSQLRWMLWGVAIGLLPFVAIYVLPWAAGAGVPEWADLAVFPMLVVPGAFTVAFARYRLNDLDTLLRRMLAEAASAFLTLAAYAAAAEFLHRAAGGVLPLSWSGVRYLAILLAAVSYPTIRLWVRKGVDLAFYRSRYSYRATLLDWARELSAETHLETLLDRLRGRLRETLGVPDARVLVRGEGDVFEVAGAEDGPSTVVLPRGHLETLGSGHHVVLEERELAELPWARHLVAMKVKGRLRAVLAVADREDPEEPFSSEDRSLLATLAAHAATAIEAARLVREVRKHAEHVERLKASQERILESSGVGLLLMDDDGTILAWNRTLEAMYALSRAEAIGRRIDEVFPLHAVRRVQREIARLPDKSEARIYRYNLVNRAGRRIVVNLTISPPGGSGEGAAGRVVTFDDVTDQVKLEEQVLRQERLASLGLLAAGVAHEVNTPLTGISSYTQMLLEEMLPDDPRRAILEKIEAQSRRASSIANSLLNFARPERSAYEELSLNDTVTEVLRLFEPKIRERGIRLETSLAADLPPIHGHKGKVQQVLLNLLLNARDAVEEGGRVSVTTEVREGAVALQVVDDGVGIAEEDLPRIFDPFFTTKGRGRGTGLGLSISYGIVREHEGELSVESVPGEWTRFRVEFPLARPAEALA comes from the coding sequence ATGCTGAAACGGGCCGGCGGGTCCAGGCCTTGGGTCATATCGGGCTTGGTCTGCCTGCTCGTGGTCTTCGGAACCGTTTCCTTCGTTCGCCGGGTCACGAGTCGCGTTCCGGAGGTCGGTGCCGACTGGGTTCAGGGACCCGGGGGGCCCGTGGTGGCCGCGGTGGAGCCGGAGAGCCCGGCGCAGGCGGCGGGACTGCTGCGCGGCGATCGGCTCGAGCGCGTCAACGGCGCCGAGGTCGCGAGCGTGCTCGACGCCGCATCGGTGGCGTGGGGGCTCCGAGCCAACGGCACGGTCCTCGTCGACGTGGACCGCGGGGGCACGCGGCTGACGCTCGAGATCCGGCCCGCAGCCCGCGTGGAGGTCCCCCCGCTCTACGGCTTCCTCGGTCTCGTAGCGGTCGCGTTCCTCGCCTCCGGCGTGTTCGTCGCGCTGCGCTGGCCGACGGTGCGGGGCGGAACCGCGTACGCGGTCTTTTGCGGACTGCTGTTCGCGCATCTGGTCCTGAGCCATACGGGCCGAGCCGATGCTCTCGACTGGGCGGTCTACGGGGCGGACGTGGCGGCAGGGGCCCTCGCGCCGGCCGTTCTGATCCACCTCGTGTACGTCCTCTCGCGCCGAACGGTGACGGGGAGGCGAGTCGGGCTCGGGCTCGCGTACGTCACCGCGGCGGGGATCGTCGCCGCCGCGGGTTGGCTGGTCGCGTTCGGCGGGGCGCTCCGGCTCCGGAATCCCGTGGCGGCCGTGGAAGGGATCGATCGGGCGGAGGTTGGATTCCTCGGCGTCGCGGCTCCGCTCGCCGCCTGGCTCCTTTTCCAGGCGTATCGCAGGACCGCGTCGCCGCTCCATCGAAGTCAGCTCCGCTGGATGCTCTGGGGCGTCGCGATCGGCCTGCTCCCGTTCGTCGCGATCTACGTCCTTCCGTGGGCGGCCGGGGCCGGGGTGCCGGAGTGGGCGGATCTGGCGGTGTTCCCGATGCTGGTCGTTCCTGGCGCGTTCACGGTCGCGTTCGCCCGGTACCGGCTCAACGACCTCGACACGCTGCTCCGACGCATGCTTGCGGAGGCCGCCTCCGCGTTCCTCACTCTGGCGGCTTATGCGGCGGCCGCCGAGTTCCTTCACCGGGCCGCGGGTGGCGTGCTGCCCCTGTCGTGGAGCGGAGTGCGCTACCTGGCGATCCTGCTCGCCGCCGTCAGTTACCCGACCATCCGCCTCTGGGTGCGAAAAGGGGTGGACCTCGCGTTCTACCGGAGCCGATACAGCTACCGCGCGACCCTCCTCGACTGGGCTCGGGAATTGAGCGCGGAGACCCATCTCGAGACGCTCCTCGATCGGCTCCGGGGCCGCCTCCGCGAGACCCTCGGAGTGCCGGACGCGCGGGTCCTCGTGCGGGGCGAGGGCGACGTCTTCGAGGTCGCGGGCGCGGAGGACGGTCCCTCGACCGTCGTCTTGCCGCGGGGACATCTCGAGACCCTCGGCAGCGGCCATCACGTCGTCCTCGAGGAGCGCGAGTTGGCGGAGCTTCCGTGGGCGCGCCACCTCGTCGCGATGAAGGTGAAGGGACGGCTCCGTGCGGTCCTCGCCGTCGCCGACCGGGAGGATCCGGAGGAGCCCTTCTCCAGCGAGGACCGGTCCTTGCTCGCAACGCTCGCAGCGCACGCGGCGACCGCGATCGAGGCCGCCCGACTCGTCCGCGAGGTCCGCAAACACGCCGAGCACGTGGAGCGTCTCAAGGCGAGCCAGGAGCGGATTCTCGAGAGCAGCGGGGTCGGGCTCCTCCTGATGGACGACGACGGCACGATCCTCGCGTGGAACCGCACACTCGAGGCGATGTACGCGCTCTCGCGCGCGGAGGCGATCGGTCGCAGAATCGACGAAGTGTTTCCCCTCCACGCCGTCCGCAGGGTCCAGCGCGAGATCGCCCGACTGCCGGACAAGAGCGAGGCGCGCATCTATCGGTACAACCTGGTGAACCGTGCGGGGCGGCGGATCGTGGTCAACCTGACGATCTCGCCCCCGGGCGGCAGCGGGGAAGGCGCGGCGGGGCGCGTCGTGACCTTCGACGATGTCACCGATCAGGTGAAGCTCGAGGAGCAGGTGCTCCGGCAGGAGCGTCTCGCGTCGCTCGGGCTCCTCGCGGCCGGAGTGGCGCACGAGGTCAACACTCCGCTCACGGGGATCTCGAGCTACACCCAGATGCTCCTCGAGGAGATGCTCCCCGACGACCCGAGGCGCGCGATCCTGGAGAAGATCGAAGCCCAGAGCCGGCGCGCGTCGAGCATCGCGAATTCCCTCCTCAACTTCGCGCGCCCGGAACGGTCTGCCTACGAGGAGCTCTCCCTGAACGACACGGTCACCGAGGTCCTGCGCCTGTTCGAGCCGAAGATCCGCGAGCGCGGTATCCGGCTCGAGACCTCGCTCGCCGCGGACCTCCCCCCGATCCACGGCCACAAGGGGAAGGTGCAGCAAGTTCTGCTGAACCTCCTCCTCAACGCCAGGGACGCCGTCGAAGAGGGGGGGCGGGTCTCGGTCACGACCGAGGTGCGCGAGGGCGCGGTGGCGCTCCAGGTGGTGGACGACGGCGTCGGGATCGCGGAGGAGGACCTTCCGCGGATCTTCGACCCGTTCTTCACCACGAAGGGAAGGGGCAGGGGAACCGGCCTCGGGCTCTCCATCAGCTACGGGATCGTCCGGGAGCACGAAGGGGAATTGTCCGTGGAGAGCGTCCCCGGCGAATGGACCCGCTTCCGCGTGGAGTTCCCGCTCGCCCGACCCGCCGAGGCGCTCGCCTGA
- a CDS encoding carboxypeptidase-like regulatory domain-containing protein: MPRVRASGTAFLPGLLLIVVIIIVGGPAFATSDLVAPALHGIVTDALGGALGQVEILVLGDAAAEAPLAVARSDDHGRFIVDGLAPGIYRVAAVKEGYLAFLGRFNTMFRPSLDMVLRPAPPESSGAAVPPKDASWILRLPERSLLRETDASVLLRREPDAAARVAGSALYDNLEGRVDHLVDLSVPLPGSPRENTGAGGAETRMSMASAIGRIASVRVRGERQSFDRVATKNGEEESASRDASSFFVEASCATGRDANLAMKASYAQGDLDVIGGASSPDGGFRHARRSWGYDATWSTQLDEASRLAVKVGYLDTLASLPEGRFVGAAFAGADGSRRPFLSRAMAAGGSYESLAAMRHQVRVDVEATLQDLPLPRSLAAGDGIAVMPASPAGWNVRVRAEDQWVLSAPLALVYGLGYVRGSDARQTSVVEPRVGGVWTDGAWRARLVVLYDLSTAGATPPWSDVPEPPGIRRAPAFGYDAEVDVRLPWGLGLKGARSFEPVAFDAAGAVFERIDPGFTPLYAADGSVSAERNSLTFSREAGGVTTYLKLISGSADGTLAQVFPFEVPLQLLADRHLRYDGARVGVRVAASGTDVSAEFRRVEDTAAIDPGAERTAQEFVEFQLAQDLLRGEPRGMSWRFLFAARTAPQRQAADADPPAAAGLRTLAALSRRVSAGLSLTF, translated from the coding sequence ATGCCGAGGGTGCGCGCGAGCGGTACGGCGTTCCTGCCCGGGCTTCTCCTCATCGTCGTCATCATCATCGTAGGCGGCCCGGCGTTCGCGACGAGCGACCTCGTCGCGCCGGCGCTCCACGGGATCGTCACGGATGCCCTGGGCGGAGCGCTCGGCCAGGTCGAAATCCTCGTGCTGGGCGACGCTGCGGCCGAGGCCCCGTTGGCGGTCGCCCGCTCGGATGACCACGGCCGGTTCATCGTGGACGGTCTCGCACCGGGCATCTACAGGGTCGCCGCGGTCAAGGAGGGGTATCTCGCGTTCCTGGGCCGATTCAACACGATGTTCCGCCCGTCCCTCGACATGGTGCTCCGGCCGGCGCCACCGGAATCGAGCGGTGCGGCCGTGCCGCCGAAGGACGCCTCGTGGATCCTGAGGCTACCGGAGCGCAGCCTCCTGCGTGAGACCGATGCGTCCGTCTTGTTACGCCGGGAGCCGGACGCGGCAGCCCGGGTCGCCGGCTCGGCGCTCTACGACAACCTCGAAGGTCGGGTGGACCATCTCGTCGACCTGAGCGTTCCTCTCCCGGGGTCTCCACGCGAGAACACCGGGGCAGGAGGTGCTGAGACGCGTATGAGCATGGCGAGCGCGATCGGTCGGATCGCGAGCGTGCGGGTCCGCGGCGAGCGCCAGAGCTTCGACCGGGTCGCGACGAAGAACGGGGAGGAAGAGTCCGCCAGCCGGGACGCCTCGTCGTTCTTCGTCGAAGCCTCCTGCGCCACGGGGCGCGACGCCAATCTCGCGATGAAGGCCAGCTACGCCCAGGGTGATCTGGACGTGATCGGTGGGGCCTCGAGCCCCGACGGCGGCTTCCGCCATGCGAGGCGATCGTGGGGCTACGACGCGACGTGGTCCACCCAGCTCGACGAGGCCTCGCGCCTTGCCGTGAAGGTCGGCTATCTCGACACGCTGGCAAGTCTTCCGGAAGGTCGGTTCGTGGGCGCGGCGTTCGCGGGCGCTGACGGGTCGCGTCGCCCGTTCCTGAGCCGCGCGATGGCGGCCGGCGGCTCGTACGAGAGCCTCGCCGCCATGCGCCACCAGGTCCGCGTTGACGTGGAGGCGACTCTCCAGGACCTTCCGCTGCCGAGGAGCCTTGCGGCAGGCGACGGCATCGCGGTCATGCCCGCCAGTCCCGCGGGATGGAACGTGCGGGTGCGGGCCGAGGATCAATGGGTGCTCTCGGCGCCTCTGGCCCTCGTGTACGGACTGGGATACGTGAGGGGCTCCGACGCTCGGCAAACATCCGTCGTGGAGCCGCGCGTCGGCGGCGTATGGACCGACGGGGCCTGGCGCGCGCGCCTGGTGGTTCTCTACGACCTCTCCACCGCCGGCGCCACGCCCCCTTGGTCCGACGTTCCCGAGCCCCCGGGGATACGACGGGCGCCCGCGTTCGGTTACGACGCGGAGGTCGACGTACGTTTGCCGTGGGGCCTTGGTCTCAAGGGAGCAAGGAGCTTCGAGCCCGTCGCGTTCGACGCCGCAGGGGCCGTTTTCGAGCGCATCGATCCCGGCTTCACGCCGCTGTACGCGGCCGACGGGAGCGTCAGCGCCGAGCGTAACAGCCTCACGTTCTCCCGGGAGGCGGGCGGCGTGACGACGTACCTCAAGCTCATCAGCGGAAGCGCCGACGGCACGCTCGCACAGGTGTTCCCGTTCGAGGTTCCCTTGCAGCTCCTCGCCGATCGTCACCTCCGGTACGACGGGGCCCGCGTCGGAGTGCGCGTCGCGGCGTCCGGGACCGACGTTTCTGCCGAGTTCAGGAGGGTCGAGGACACTGCCGCGATCGATCCAGGAGCCGAGCGCACCGCGCAGGAATTCGTCGAATTCCAGCTGGCCCAGGATCTGCTGCGCGGGGAGCCTCGAGGGATGTCTTGGCGGTTCCTCTTCGCCGCGCGGACGGCGCCCCAGCGGCAGGCCGCCGACGCCGATCCACCGGCCGCCGCCGGATTGAGGACGCTCGCTGCACTGAGCCGGAGAGTGAGCGCGGGCCTGTCCCTGACCTTCTGA
- a CDS encoding N-acetylmuramoyl-L-alanine amidase, whose product MRIDAGRVTGVLWSCLAMLLVTSGSTARGPRVPIAAEPASPAAPSDELALARDLRIRVRNGCELELVLRPSTRQAWTTLARTYTSQPKSAAGALARLDGHEAAEPGRDVAIPFDLLNDDYRALVLLNQFPLDRLEGDVFVHVARAGRLVTPDEGLWQVAEWFTGDGGKFREIARADGLGSPDLSQGQVVHVPAALLHRSLLSGPSSDDGALSYGQDDGGPFAGYRLKAGEALYSAVVVRFTGRTDPDDVNAVAAELAVRSGIPDVTDIPIGFKVRIPFELLEPEYLPKDQPRRRENEAAKREMADELARQPVRAADRRLDGVLVVIDPGHGGRDVGTMSHGLTEHDGVYDVACRLKVQLERETAARVFMTLEDPGTGFRPSEGDRLESNRMGTLRTDPPFSAREEGESSVAVNLRWYLANSVLRKAVRNGTTPDRVVFLSLHADSRHPSLRGLMVYVPGQRFRRGIHGETGGDYLRFKEVREAPTIRFTRRDLVRSEAVSRRLATRLVDAFRREDLPVQPYHPVRDRVIRGRKTWLPAVLRGNAVPAKVLVEMVNLNNPQDAALLGSAQDRERLARGLASALASYFGDAQSGSARAAVSSP is encoded by the coding sequence GTGCGGATCGACGCGGGGAGAGTCACCGGGGTGTTGTGGAGCTGCCTCGCGATGCTCCTCGTGACGTCCGGATCGACCGCTCGGGGGCCGAGAGTTCCCATCGCGGCCGAGCCGGCTTCGCCCGCGGCCCCGTCCGACGAACTGGCCCTGGCCAGAGACTTGCGGATACGCGTCCGGAACGGTTGCGAGCTCGAGCTCGTCTTACGACCCTCGACTCGACAGGCCTGGACCACCTTGGCGAGGACGTATACCTCCCAACCGAAATCCGCCGCGGGAGCTCTCGCGCGCCTTGACGGTCATGAGGCCGCCGAGCCCGGGCGAGACGTCGCGATCCCGTTCGACCTGCTGAACGACGATTACCGCGCGCTCGTTCTGCTCAACCAGTTCCCCCTGGACCGACTGGAAGGTGACGTCTTTGTCCACGTCGCCCGCGCGGGTCGCCTGGTCACGCCCGACGAGGGGCTGTGGCAAGTCGCGGAGTGGTTCACGGGCGACGGAGGGAAGTTCCGGGAGATCGCCCGTGCCGACGGTTTGGGCTCCCCCGACCTGTCGCAAGGCCAGGTCGTCCACGTGCCCGCCGCGCTCCTTCATCGATCGCTCTTGTCCGGCCCGTCCTCCGACGACGGGGCGCTCTCCTACGGCCAGGACGATGGGGGTCCTTTCGCCGGCTACCGCCTCAAGGCGGGCGAGGCGCTCTACTCCGCCGTCGTCGTCCGCTTCACCGGGCGCACCGATCCAGACGACGTGAACGCGGTCGCGGCGGAGCTGGCAGTCCGGTCGGGCATCCCGGACGTCACCGACATCCCGATCGGATTCAAGGTACGGATCCCGTTCGAACTGCTGGAGCCCGAGTACCTGCCGAAGGACCAGCCGCGACGCCGCGAGAACGAGGCGGCGAAGCGGGAGATGGCGGACGAACTGGCGCGGCAACCGGTCCGCGCCGCCGACCGCCGCCTCGACGGCGTACTCGTGGTCATCGATCCTGGACACGGCGGCCGAGACGTCGGCACGATGAGCCACGGCCTCACGGAGCACGATGGCGTGTACGACGTCGCGTGCCGCCTCAAGGTGCAGCTCGAGAGGGAGACCGCTGCCCGCGTGTTCATGACGCTCGAGGATCCTGGCACCGGATTCCGGCCTTCGGAGGGGGACCGGCTCGAGTCGAACCGAATGGGAACGCTCCGGACCGACCCGCCCTTCAGCGCTAGGGAAGAGGGCGAGTCCTCGGTGGCGGTCAATCTCAGGTGGTATCTGGCGAACTCCGTCTTGAGAAAGGCGGTCCGGAACGGCACGACTCCGGACCGGGTCGTGTTCCTGTCGCTTCACGCCGATTCCCGCCATCCTTCGCTGCGGGGCCTGATGGTCTACGTACCCGGCCAGCGGTTCCGGCGTGGCATCCACGGTGAGACCGGTGGCGACTACCTCCGCTTCAAGGAGGTCCGAGAGGCGCCGACGATTCGTTTCACTCGACGGGACCTCGTCCGCTCCGAGGCGGTCTCGAGGCGGCTTGCCACCCGTCTCGTGGATGCGTTCCGCAGGGAGGATCTTCCCGTGCAACCGTACCATCCGGTGCGCGATCGAGTCATCCGCGGGCGGAAGACCTGGCTTCCCGCGGTCCTCAGGGGCAACGCAGTCCCGGCCAAGGTCCTCGTCGAGATGGTCAACCTGAACAACCCCCAGGACGCGGCGCTGCTCGGCTCGGCCCAGGATCGGGAGCGTCTCGCCCGTGGGCTTGCGAGCGCGCTCGCAAGCTACTTCGGGGACGCGCAGTCGGGAAGCGCAAGGGCCGCCGTCTCGTCCCCGTAG
- a CDS encoding zinc ribbon domain-containing protein — MPLYEYRCKSCGHAFEVIQKFSDRPLKTCRECSGPLEKLISRSSFQLKGGGWFISDYSSSKAVSKPSEGESKTKTSSDADTTKTCCGSGSCPH; from the coding sequence ATGCCGCTCTACGAGTACCGGTGCAAGTCCTGTGGGCACGCCTTCGAGGTGATCCAAAAATTCAGTGATCGCCCTCTCAAAACGTGCCGGGAGTGCTCCGGGCCGCTCGAGAAGCTGATATCGCGAAGCTCGTTCCAGCTCAAGGGCGGCGGTTGGTTCATCAGCGATTACTCCAGTTCGAAGGCCGTGTCGAAACCGAGCGAGGGCGAGTCCAAAACGAAGACCTCGAGCGACGCGGACACGACCAAGACCTGCTGCGGCTCCGGCAGTTGTCCCCACTGA
- the purD gene encoding phosphoribosylamine--glycine ligase, with the protein MKVLLVGGGGREDALAWALARSPSTRLLRCAPGNAGIARHAERVPIAAEDVDRLADHAMAERYDLVVVGPEAPLVGGLADRLRGAGLAVFGPSRDAAEIEGSKVYAKLFMERHAIPTARFEVFEDAARAARYLASAEVSYPVVVKADGLAAGKGVVIAPDQETAGSAATEMLTLGRFGAAGSRIVVEEMLRGREASFFALCDGERCVELAACQDYKRADDFDRGPNTGGMGAYSPSVYLSPALRRELLDSIVARTVDGLASDGRPYRGVLYVGVMLTEAGPKVLEYNARFGDPETQVLVPRLDGDWLPALAACADGTLDGIEPRWKGDVAVCVVMASGGYPGAYAKGTRIEGLREAEAVPGVTVFHAGTAPAGDGGVVTAGGRVLGVTALGKTVAVARERAYRAVEQVRFEGEHHRSDIALDAVQVAEGREKA; encoded by the coding sequence GTGAAAGTCCTGCTCGTGGGAGGGGGCGGGCGCGAGGATGCGCTGGCCTGGGCGCTCGCCCGGAGCCCGAGCACTCGCCTCCTTCGCTGCGCCCCGGGGAATGCGGGGATCGCCCGTCACGCGGAGAGGGTCCCGATCGCCGCCGAAGATGTCGACCGCCTCGCGGACCATGCGATGGCAGAGCGCTACGACCTCGTCGTGGTCGGCCCCGAGGCGCCGCTCGTCGGCGGCCTCGCTGATCGACTGCGCGGCGCCGGACTGGCGGTCTTCGGCCCTTCGCGCGACGCCGCCGAGATCGAGGGCAGCAAGGTCTACGCGAAGCTGTTCATGGAGCGGCACGCGATCCCGACCGCTCGATTCGAGGTGTTCGAGGACGCGGCGCGGGCCGCTCGATATCTCGCCTCGGCGGAGGTCTCCTATCCGGTGGTGGTGAAGGCGGACGGCCTCGCGGCCGGCAAGGGGGTCGTGATCGCTCCCGACCAGGAGACCGCCGGGTCTGCGGCGACCGAAATGCTCACCCTCGGGCGCTTCGGAGCCGCGGGCTCCCGCATCGTCGTCGAAGAGATGCTGCGCGGTCGCGAGGCCTCGTTCTTCGCTCTGTGCGACGGGGAGCGGTGCGTCGAGCTCGCGGCCTGCCAGGATTACAAGCGTGCGGACGACTTCGATCGAGGGCCGAACACCGGAGGGATGGGAGCCTACTCCCCGTCAGTCTACCTTTCCCCCGCGCTACGGCGCGAACTCCTCGACTCAATCGTCGCCCGGACCGTTGATGGCCTGGCGTCGGACGGGCGCCCCTATCGAGGGGTCCTCTACGTCGGGGTCATGCTCACCGAGGCGGGGCCGAAGGTCCTCGAGTACAATGCGCGCTTCGGCGATCCGGAGACGCAGGTGCTCGTTCCTCGCCTCGACGGGGACTGGCTTCCCGCGCTGGCCGCGTGCGCCGACGGCACCCTCGATGGAATCGAACCGAGGTGGAAAGGGGACGTCGCGGTCTGCGTCGTCATGGCCTCCGGCGGGTATCCCGGGGCGTATGCGAAGGGGACCCGGATCGAGGGCCTCCGCGAGGCGGAGGCGGTTCCGGGTGTGACCGTCTTCCACGCGGGGACCGCTCCCGCGGGGGACGGCGGGGTCGTGACGGCCGGCGGCCGCGTGCTGGGCGTGACGGCGCTCGGGAAGACGGTGGCGGTCGCGCGGGAGCGCGCCTACCGCGCGGTCGAGCAGGTCCGCTTTGAGGGGGAGCATCACCGGAGCGACATCGCGCTCGATGCGGTGCAGGTGGCCGAGGGGAGGGAAAAGGCATGA
- the purE gene encoding 5-(carboxyamino)imidazole ribonucleotide mutase, whose product MSADARPKVAILMGSDSDLPAMAEAARALESLSVPYEIEVTSAHRTPERTAEIVHSARSRGVRVFVVGAGGAAHLAGTVAAHTTLPVLGVPLPTSELRGLDALLATVQMPAGIPVGTLAIGPSGAANAAILAAEILALADPDLAERLASARREMAVKVETRSLEVREKLSSILGRTT is encoded by the coding sequence ATGAGCGCCGACGCGCGACCTAAGGTGGCGATCCTCATGGGGAGCGACTCGGACCTCCCGGCGATGGCGGAGGCGGCCCGCGCCCTGGAATCGCTGTCGGTCCCTTACGAGATCGAGGTGACGTCGGCGCACCGCACGCCGGAGCGGACCGCGGAGATCGTTCATTCCGCCCGTTCGCGCGGGGTGCGGGTGTTCGTGGTGGGAGCGGGCGGCGCCGCCCACCTCGCCGGGACGGTCGCGGCGCACACGACCCTCCCGGTGTTGGGCGTGCCGCTCCCCACGTCGGAACTACGAGGGCTCGACGCGCTGCTCGCGACGGTGCAAATGCCGGCGGGAATCCCCGTCGGGACGCTGGCCATCGGGCCGTCGGGCGCCGCTAACGCCGCGATCCTCGCGGCCGAGATCCTCGCGCTGGCCGACCCCGACCTCGCGGAACGGCTCGCCTCGGCGCGGCGCGAGATGGCTGTCAAAGTCGAGACCCGTTCGCTCGAAGTCCGCGAGAAGCTCAGCTCGATCCTCGGCCGGACAACGTGA